The genomic interval GGAATGGCGGATGTAGATTCATCTTTACTCTGGTTTTGTAAAGAGATTAAGCAAGACTTTGTGGTCGGCTTGTCTGGAGAATGTGCGGATGAAATTTTTGGTGGATATCCATGGTTCCATCGGGAAGATGACTTGAATCGTTCTGGTTTTCCATGGATGCGTTCAACGGAAGAGCGAGTGTCTTTATTGAAACAGGGATGGCGTGACAAGTTGAAGTTGGAGGAATATGCGGAGGAAGCCTATTTAACGACGATTCGTGAAATGCCAAAGCTTCCTGGTGAAACAGGTATAGCAGCCAAGCGAAGAGAACTGTTTTATTTAAATATTCTTTGGTTTATGACGACGCTGTTAGATCGAAAGGACCGAATGAGTATGGGCGCTAGTCTTGAAGTACGGGTTCCTTTTGCGGATCATCGCCTTGTCGAATATGTATGGAATATTCCTTGGGAAATGAAAATGACGGGCAATCGTGAAAAAGGGATTTTACGTAAAGCCCTTGAAGGATTACTGCCAACGGAAGTGCTTTATCGCAAGAAAAGTCCTTATCCGAAAACGCATAATCCAGTTTACACAGAGCGTGTACAAAGCTGGTTAAAAGAGATTTTAGAGGATTCGAGTTCGATGCTCTATGAATTTTTTGACAAACAGAAGCTGAATGAGCTTGTCGAATCGAAGGGAGAGGCATTTAGAGTGCCTTGGTTTGGGCAATTGATGTCCGGTCCGCAATTGCTGGCTCATTTAGCACAAATGCATGTATGGTTTAACGATTATAAGATTGAGATTGTAGATTGAATAAGGTAATCGAGAGGATTCGGTATAAAATCATGCGCAACTCGGGGATAATCGGGCGAATTCAGTATAAAATCATGCCAAATTCGGAGAGAATCGAGCGAAAAGTCTGCGTAATCATGCCAAATGACTTGTTTACTAATTAATTAGAATATTTTGGTATTTAAGTTTGACCTTGGAAGAATAAGAAGCTAATCTTAAAGGCGTAAGGATGTTTAGGGAGGAGGAGCGGAATATGCGCAGAGTGTTATCACTCGTTTTACTTCCGTTTCTTCTTTTTTACGCCATTCCAGTAGGAGCAGCTGAAAAAGAAGAACGAACGTTGGAAGATGAAATCATTTATTCTATCATGATTGACAGGTTTTTTGATGGAAATCCAGAAAATAATGGAGATGCGGATGTTACGAATCCGAATACGTTTAATGGCGGCGATTTTGCCGGTGTGACAAAAAAACTAGATTATTTAAAAGAGATGGGGTTCACAACCATTTTACTCTCTCCTGTTTTTACGAATGATAAAGAGGGGTATCATGGATATTGGGTGGAGGACTTTTACAATACAGATTCGCACTTTGGCACACTAGATGAATTGAAAACATTAGTACAGGAGGCCCATAGTCGAGACATAAAAGTGATGGTAGACTTTGTGGCTAATTCTGTCGGTCCTAATCATCCATGGTTACAGGATCCAATGAAAGAAGATTGGTTTCATAAAAAGGACAGCGCTGATGAACAGCTGGAAAAAATCTGGATTGATGGTCTGCCGGATTTAAATCAAGAAAATCCTGAGGTGAAAGATTATTTATTAGATGTAGCTAAATGGTGGATTGAAGAAACGAATATTGATGGCTATCGTCTTCATCAAGTTGAGTATGTAAACCGAGATTTTTGGAAGGATTTTGTGCGGGTTGTTAAATCAGAAAAATCTGATTTCTGTCTGATTGGTGATGTTTTAGAGGGGACTCCAAAAACGATTTCCAGCTATGAAGAGACTGGGATGGATGCTTTTATGGATTACACTAAAAATGAAGCATTACGCCAGGCCTTTGCTGCTCCAGATGAAAGCTTAACAAACCTTTTTTCCGTTAAGAGAAAAAACGAGGACTTACTTAAGGCTGACACACAGCTTGTGAACTTTATGGATACGAGTCAATCATCACGCTTTACGTTTGATGCGGCTAATCATAATCAGCATCCGGGTACACGCTGGAAAATAGCTCTATCCTATTTGTATACGACACCCGGTGTGCCTGTTATTTTCTATGGCTCCGAAATTGCGTTAAACGGTAATGAAGCCCCTGAAAATCACCAGCTGATGAATTTTAAAACCGAACAAGATTTAGTGGACTATATAACGGATCTTGCCGAAATTCGTGCCGCACATCCTGCTTTATCGCGAGGAAAATTAGATGTTTTATATGAAAAAGACGGTGTCGTTGTGTACAAGCGGACGTTGGCTGAAGAAACGAATGTTGTGGTCATTAATAATACGTCGAAAACACAAAAGATTGTATTGAATCAATCCCAGCTAGAGGAGAATAAGGAATTGAGAGGGTTATTGAACGGCGATCTCGTTCGTAGTCAAGATGGCACGTATTCTATCGTTATTGACCGAGAGCTAGCAGAAGTGTATAAGCTTGTTCATAAGTCGGTTATTAACATTCCTTACTTTGCTGTATTATTTGCGGTACTTGCTTTATTCGCTCTGTTTATTGCTTTAGTCATGAAACGTTCGAAAAGAAATTCAATAGATTAATGGCATACCTCTCGATTATTCTGTGTACAAGTTACTGTCTAGATGCTGGTTCGTTGTCGGATATGGATGAATAGAGATAGATAATCGGGAGGGTATGAGATGAAAAAAAGATGGTGGAAAGAAGCGGTTTGTTATCAAATTTATCCTAGAAGCTTTCAAGACAGCAATGGGGATGGAATCGGTGATTTGCAAGGTGTCATTTCTCGTCTCGATTATCTCCATGAACTAGGCATCGATGTTCTTTGGATTTGTCCTTTTTTTCAATCGCCTAATGCTGATAATGGATATGATATTAGTGATTATCAAGCAGTTGCTCAAGAATTTGGGACGATGGACGATCTAGAAGTGTTAGTAGAAGAAGTGCATCGGCGCGGTATGAAAATTATCTTGGATCTTGTGCTGAATCACACAAGCGATGAACATCCATGGTTTATTGATTCTCGTTCTTCACAAGATCATCCAAAGCGAGATTGGTATATTTGGCGCGATGGTAAGAATGGAAAAGAGCCGAACAATTGGGAAAGTATTTTCTCAGGAAGTGCGTGGACATACGATGAACAGACGAAGCAATATTACTTGCATCTGTTTGCTGAAAAACAACCCGATTTAAACTGGAAAAATGCCAATATGCGTAGTGCATTATATGACATGGTTAATTGGTGGCTTGAAAAAGGAATCGATGGTTTCCGAGTGGATGCGATTACACATATTTATAAGCGAGACGGCTTGCCGAATATGCCGAATCCAGATGGAAAAGAGTACGTTCCAGCTTTTGATATGCATACAAATCAGGATGGAATCCTCGATTATTTGGAAGAATTAAAGACAGAAACGTTTGCTAACCATGATATTATGACAGTGGGTGAAGCAAATGGTGTTCGAATTGAACAAGCCGATGACTGGGTCGGGGCAGAGAATGGAAAGTTTAATATGATTTTTCAATTCGAACATTTAGGACTGTGGAATCGAGGTCATCACGAAACGGTGGATGTCCCGGCTTTAAAACAGACGCTGTCAAAGTGGCAATATGGCTTGCATAATAAAGGCTGGAATGCTTTATTTTTTGAAAATCACGATCAGCCTAGAATTGTTTCTACATGGGGCGATGATACACAATACTGGCTGGAAAGTGCGAAAATGATTGGTGCTTTATACTTTCTAATGCAGGGGACACCGTTTATTTATCAAGGGCAGGAAATCGGGATGACCAATGTTCAGTTTGCTTCGATTGATGATTATGATGATGTTGGGATGAAAAATTATTATCGCATTGAGACAGCAAAAGGCCGGCCTCATGAGGAAATGATGCAGATTATTTGGAAAAGCGGAAGAGATAACTCGCGAACGCCGATGCAATGGGATAGCAGCGCAAATGCAGGATTTACCAAGGGAACACCGTGGATGAAGGTGAATAAAAACTATCCGTCTATTAATGTTGCCAATCAAATAACGGATGGTCATTCTATCTATACTTTTTATAAGAAGCTGATTGAGCTGCGCAAGCAATATGAAGTATTTATTTATGGTGCCTATGAATTAGTGTTAGAGGACGATCCACAGATTTATGCTTATATTCGAAGAAGTGAAGGTCAAGCGGCTCTAGTTGTTTGTAATTTTAGTAAACAGAAGCAGTCTATTGATTTATCTTCATGGCGTACGGAACCAACGCAGCTTCTGTTAGCGAATTATAAGGATGCTTTTGTAAGTCTAGAGAAGAATACCACTCTAAGACCTTATGAAGTCCTTGTATATCTTCTATAAACTAAGTTAGTAAAGTAGGTCAATGAACGAAATTGCTTTTGTTTTTTTTGATTGATAGAATGATGTTAGATGATTAAACGATCCTAAGGAGATTTATGATGATTAATAAAATTGGCAAAATTACTGTGTATGTACAAGATCAAGAACAGGCAAAGGACTTTTGGTTAAATAAAGTGGGCTTTGTATTGAAATTTGAACAACCGATGGGACCAAACATGTCCTGGATAGAAGTTGGACCTAGTGAAGACGAATTTACTACCTTAGTTCTGTATTCTAAATCTGCAATGGAACAACATCAACCTGCTAAAGTTGCCCATCCATCGATTCTTTTTAGCACAACGGATATTGAATCAGCTTATGAGAAGATGAAACAAAATGGAGTAGAAGTAGGGGACATGTTAAGAATGCCGTTTGGAACAATGTTCTCATTTAAAGATCAAGATGGAAATGAGTATTTATTAAGGGAAGATAAATAAGTCGGAGGAAAAACTGTTTTCACTTGGATGTATTAAACAGTATGGCTGATTATACGATTTTTGGCTAAGGTGTGTGAAACTTCGGTTTCACACACCTTTTTAGCTATGCTGAAAGTCTCCTCAAGTATGTAATAAAGGTATGTTACTCCTTGCGTGTTCCACTAGTTTGAATGCATTATTTATATAATATGTGAGGTGTTTTAGGGGTGAAATCACGAATAATTCCAAGGCTCATACTCTCTACCTATCATTTTATTTGATATATACGAGCAAACTGTTTCTAGCACGAAAAAGGGGTTACTTATTTTTAAACAACAGAGTTTATTTCATACATATTAATTTTTTTGTAAAAACTTGTCATAAGAAAGTCGCAAATTTTCTATTATTTAACAGAATTTTAGGGAGAATTAACGTTTTAACGCGTTAATTGCTTAAAAATTTTGAATTTAGACACAAATAGAGAGAAAGGAATTGTATAATAAGTGTATGATAAAAGATATATCTAAAAAATTAAGAGGCTTTGGATTATCCTTTGCATCTTTTTAAAATATATAAAGGGCTTAATGTCTACAGAGGGGAGAGGGAAAAAGTAATGGCCGTTACGATAAAAGACGTGGCACAATTGGCAAACGTTGCTCCTTCGACGGTTTCACGAGTTATTGCAAATAATCCTAGAATTAGTGAAAAAACAAAGGTACGTGTTCGTGAGGCGATGGAAAAGTTAGGGTATCATCCAAACTTTATTGCACGTAGTTTAGCCAATCAATCAACACAGATTTTGGGTTTAGTACTGCCCAGTTCATCAGAAACGTTTTTTAATAGTCCGACATTCGCTACGATATTACGTGGTTTAAGTGAATGTGCTCGAGAAAGAAAATATTCATTGCTCATGAATACGGGGAATTCCGATGAGGAAATTTTTGAGGGAGTCGTTGAAATGGTGCAGGGAGGTATGGTAGACGGGATTGTTCTGATGTATTCGCGTATGAATGATCACACGATTACCTATTTGCAATCACGCAATTTTCCTTTTGTTTTGATTGGAAAACCGTATGAATTTGCTGAAGAAATTACATATGTCGATAACGATAATTATTTAGCAGCGAAGGAAGCAACGAATTATTTATTAGAGTTAGGACATAAGAAGGTTGGATTCATTGGGGGCCATTCCAAACTTGTTATGACGCATGAGCGTTTATTAGGGTACGAAGGTGCTTTGAAGGAACATGGAATCGTACCTAGAAACGACTATATTTTTTATGAAGAGGCATTACGAGAAGAGATGCAAGAAGTGATGCAAAACCTTTTAGCTTTATCAGAAGTACCTACCGCTTTAATCGTCCACGATGATTTAATGGCACTGAGTATTATGAATAGTTTAAGGTCTTTAGGATGCTTTACTCCAGAGCATATGTCTATTGTGAGCTTGAACAATACTTTATTTTCAGAAATTTCACTTTCTTCATTCACTTCCATTGATACAAATATGTATGATATCGGATATCAAGCAACAAGATGCTTAGTTCAAAAGCTAGCGTCGCCAGAAGAACGAATACAAGGTGCTATTATCCCGCATCATTTTGTCGAGCGCGACTCGTGTCAACGAGTGCAAACAGCCGTGTTAGTTTAGTATAAAACGAAAGGCTTCCCGCTCTTATTGGAAAGGAAGCCTTTATCGTATTATCCATTTACAACCGTACCGCCATTGATATGGAGTACTTGTCCGCTCATATAGGAGGAATCTTCGCTCGCTAAATATACATAAGCAGGAGCGAGTTCCTCTGGTTGTCCAGCGCGCCCGATTGGCGTATCGCTGCCAAACTTGGAGACATCTTGTTCATTGAACGAAGCGGGAATGAGCGGTGTCCAAATAGGGCCAGGTGCTACAGCATTCACACGAATACCATCTGTAATAATCGAATTGGAGAGTGCTCGTGTAAAGGAAACGATGGCTCCCTTTGTAGCTGAATAATCGATTAATTTAGGATGGCCTTTATAGGCTGTAATAGAAGCGGTGTTGATAATGCTGCTTCCTTGTTTTAAGTGAGGAAGAGCGGCTTGTGTTAAATAGAACATCGAAAAAATATTGGTGCGGAACGTTTTTTCTAGCTGCTCGGCTGTAATATCTAGAAAGTTCGTTTGCACATGCTGTTCAGCCGCATTGTTGACTAAAATATCAAGTCCCCCAAATGCTTCCATTGTTTGTGCAACGATACTTTGGCAAAAAGATTCATTGCCGATATCCCCCTGTAGGAGCAGGCATTTTTGGCCTTCTTTCTCTACTAACTGCTTCGTTGTTTTTGCATCCTCAACTTCATCTAAATAGACAATCGCCACGTTCGCGCCTTCTTTAGCAAAATAAATGCTTACAGACTTACCAATTCCGCTATCGCCACCGGTAATAATCGCTGTTTTACCAGCTAATTTACCGCTTCCTTTATAGTTTTCATTTACGGATTTTGGGTTAGGTGTCATCTTTGTTTCTACACCCGGCTGGTGTGTTTGATGCTGCGGCGGAAAGGTTTGCTTCGTTTGATTATTATTTGATGGACTCATAAAATCCCTCCTGCTTTTCATCTCTACTTCTTCTTATTTGCAAGTGAAGGACTAATAAAACGTGGGAAATATTAGGAGGTGTAAAAAAAAAAAACGATGTATGAATGGCATAATTCGTTTTTTCTTTTTACCTAATTTAAACAAATTAGTAAAATCTAGAATGATGTTGTAACAACAATACTGTATGATGAATAGTATAAATCATATAGTGTATAACATATATTAATTAAAAAATTGAGGTGGGTGAATGAGTACTTTACTAAATTCATTAACGACAGAGCTTAGAAGAGGAACGTTGACATTAGCGGTTTTAAGTCAATTGCGAACACCCCAGTACGGATATTCACTTGTTCAATTATTGGAGGAATCAAGTATTAATATTGATCAAAGTACCTTATATCCGTTGCTTCGCCGTTTAGAAAAGCAGGAGTTAGTGACAAGCAGTTGGGACACATCTGAGAGTAGACCCCGTAAGTACTATGTGTTAAGTGAATATGGTGTAGAAATCTTTTTGCAGTTAAAAGAGGAATGGATGAAGAATTCCAAACAACTATATGGGCTATTAACAAAGGGGGAAGACGATGAATCTAATTGATATTTATATACAAGAAGTCACGCGGAGACTGCCTGAAAAAAGTCGTGAGGATATTGCCCTCGAATTACGGTCGACGATTGAGGATATGCTGTCTGATGATTACAACGAGGAAGAGGTGAAGGAAGTCCTTGAAAAACTGGGTAATCCAGCAACATTAGCTAGCGGTTATCGAGATCAGCCCATGCACCTAATTGGTCCGCGCTATTTTGATGTATATGTCACGTTATTAAAGATGATTTTACCAATTGCCGCGGTCATTTCGTTAATCTCGATGATTGCCACATATTTTATGAATTATGGTGGAGAAGAAGCGGTTATTAATGTTGTGCTCCATATTATGGGGGAAGGAATATGGAAAATCATCGAAGTAAGCATGCAAGTATTCTTTTGGGTGACGCTTGTTTTCGCCATTATCGAACGAACGGATAAAGGAAAAGATCAGGATCCACTAACAACAAGTTTTAGCAAATGGACACCGGATGATTTAAAAAACATTTCGTATATTCCTAAGAAAAAAGCGATTACGAAGTGCGAAGTGTTTGGGGGGTTAATGTGGACAGCGATTTGGGCAACCCTTTATTTTTATGCCGAGCATCTTGTAGGGGTATATAGAGGTAGCGAAACAGGTCTTGAATTCGTGGTCCCCGTTTTAAACCATGAAGTGTTACTTCGCTATTGGCCAATTGTGATTGTGATTATCGGGTGTGAAATCGCACTATCTCTTTATAAATTAATGAAGGGGCAATGGACGAAGAGCATAGCTATTTTTAATATGGTTGTTCAGGTTGTAGGCACAGTTGTATTTATTGTCATATCCAGCAATCCCAACTTGCTTCACCCCAAATTCCTTGCCTATATAGCAGATTTTAAACAATTAGAAACGTGGGTGGTTGGCGGAGTAATTGGTATATTTATTATATCTGCCGCAATTGTTGTATTTGACGGTTTTCGTAAGGCTAAAATTAGTTAAAGAATGTTAAAAAACTCGCCAAAATTGGCGAGTTTTTTGTGTTAGCGGTAATTTAAAAATTGTACATCGATTGATAAATCTGCATTACGAATAGCATTGATAATCGCTTGTAAATCATCACGGCTTTTTCCTGTTACGCGGATTTGATCATCTTGGATTTGGCTTTTTACTTTTAAGCCGCTATTTTTAATAATCGTATTAATTTTCTTTGCTTGCTCTTTATCAATCCCTTGAATAAGCTTTGCACGTTGGCGTACATTTCCGCCTGAAGCACCTTCGATTTTTCCATACTCCAAGTTTTTAATGGGCACGTTACGTTTTACAAGTTTACTAAGAAGTACATCCTTTAATTGGTCCAGCTTATATTCATCGTCGGAAACGAGTATAAGCTCTTCTTTTTCTAGCGTAATGTTACTTTTGCTTCCTTTGAAATCATAGCGGGTTGCAATTTCTTTCATCGCCATTGTGACAGCATTTGTTACTTCTGGAAACTCTACTTTTGATACAATATCAAATGAACTTTCTTTTGCCATGTCTTACCTCCAGCAAGATTTATTTCCTTTATTATATGGAATGATAGGAGGGAAGACAACTAATCGGATTCTATTTATGGTCAGTTTGTTTGGAATATGAGTGTTTACCCGCTCTAAGGTTTTCTGTATATTGCACATTTTTTTCGGCATTGTAAGCTTGATTATCTTTTGCTTTTTTATCATTATCTTTTGTTGTAGACATAATAAAACTCCCTTTCGTTTATGGTCAGTTCTTAGTGTTGACGCAAATGAAAGGGAGTATGTATTCGTTTTATTTCGTTTTATTTAAGAAGAAAATGGCAATCGTACCTGGACCAGAGTGCGCACCAATTGTTGCACCAACCGTATTAATGAAAACATCTTTTGTACCGAACTCTGCTTGAATGGCCGCTTTATATTCTAAAGCTGCTTCTTCATCATCGCCATGACTGATTGCAATCGATTGCTCATGCAAATTTTGTCCACGTTCATGCATTAATTCCAGAATCCGTTTCATTAATTTCTTTTTGCCGCGTACTTTTTCAAGCGGAATTAGTTTTCCATCTTCAACATGTAGTAAGGGCTTAATGTTTAATAAACCGCCGACAAAGGCTGAAGCTTTAGAAATTCGTCCGCCGCGAGCTAAATATTCAAGATCGTCAACGGTAAAGAGGTGTTCCATATGACGAATATGGAACTGAATGTCTTCAAGAATCTCTTCTTTAGAAGC from Peribacillus asahii carries:
- a CDS encoding alpha-amylase family glycosyl hydrolase; translation: MRRVLSLVLLPFLLFYAIPVGAAEKEERTLEDEIIYSIMIDRFFDGNPENNGDADVTNPNTFNGGDFAGVTKKLDYLKEMGFTTILLSPVFTNDKEGYHGYWVEDFYNTDSHFGTLDELKTLVQEAHSRDIKVMVDFVANSVGPNHPWLQDPMKEDWFHKKDSADEQLEKIWIDGLPDLNQENPEVKDYLLDVAKWWIEETNIDGYRLHQVEYVNRDFWKDFVRVVKSEKSDFCLIGDVLEGTPKTISSYEETGMDAFMDYTKNEALRQAFAAPDESLTNLFSVKRKNEDLLKADTQLVNFMDTSQSSRFTFDAANHNQHPGTRWKIALSYLYTTPGVPVIFYGSEIALNGNEAPENHQLMNFKTEQDLVDYITDLAEIRAAHPALSRGKLDVLYEKDGVVVYKRTLAEETNVVVINNTSKTQKIVLNQSQLEENKELRGLLNGDLVRSQDGTYSIVIDRELAEVYKLVHKSVINIPYFAVLFAVLALFALFIALVMKRSKRNSID
- a CDS encoding glycoside hydrolase family 13 protein, with the protein product MKKRWWKEAVCYQIYPRSFQDSNGDGIGDLQGVISRLDYLHELGIDVLWICPFFQSPNADNGYDISDYQAVAQEFGTMDDLEVLVEEVHRRGMKIILDLVLNHTSDEHPWFIDSRSSQDHPKRDWYIWRDGKNGKEPNNWESIFSGSAWTYDEQTKQYYLHLFAEKQPDLNWKNANMRSALYDMVNWWLEKGIDGFRVDAITHIYKRDGLPNMPNPDGKEYVPAFDMHTNQDGILDYLEELKTETFANHDIMTVGEANGVRIEQADDWVGAENGKFNMIFQFEHLGLWNRGHHETVDVPALKQTLSKWQYGLHNKGWNALFFENHDQPRIVSTWGDDTQYWLESAKMIGALYFLMQGTPFIYQGQEIGMTNVQFASIDDYDDVGMKNYYRIETAKGRPHEEMMQIIWKSGRDNSRTPMQWDSSANAGFTKGTPWMKVNKNYPSINVANQITDGHSIYTFYKKLIELRKQYEVFIYGAYELVLEDDPQIYAYIRRSEGQAALVVCNFSKQKQSIDLSSWRTEPTQLLLANYKDAFVSLEKNTTLRPYEVLVYLL
- a CDS encoding VOC family protein; this translates as MINKIGKITVYVQDQEQAKDFWLNKVGFVLKFEQPMGPNMSWIEVGPSEDEFTTLVLYSKSAMEQHQPAKVAHPSILFSTTDIESAYEKMKQNGVEVGDMLRMPFGTMFSFKDQDGNEYLLREDK
- a CDS encoding LacI family DNA-binding transcriptional regulator; amino-acid sequence: MAVTIKDVAQLANVAPSTVSRVIANNPRISEKTKVRVREAMEKLGYHPNFIARSLANQSTQILGLVLPSSSETFFNSPTFATILRGLSECARERKYSLLMNTGNSDEEIFEGVVEMVQGGMVDGIVLMYSRMNDHTITYLQSRNFPFVLIGKPYEFAEEITYVDNDNYLAAKEATNYLLELGHKKVGFIGGHSKLVMTHERLLGYEGALKEHGIVPRNDYIFYEEALREEMQEVMQNLLALSEVPTALIVHDDLMALSIMNSLRSLGCFTPEHMSIVSLNNTLFSEISLSSFTSIDTNMYDIGYQATRCLVQKLASPEERIQGAIIPHHFVERDSCQRVQTAVLV
- a CDS encoding SDR family oxidoreductase, coding for MSPSNNNQTKQTFPPQHQTHQPGVETKMTPNPKSVNENYKGSGKLAGKTAIITGGDSGIGKSVSIYFAKEGANVAIVYLDEVEDAKTTKQLVEKEGQKCLLLQGDIGNESFCQSIVAQTMEAFGGLDILVNNAAEQHVQTNFLDITAEQLEKTFRTNIFSMFYLTQAALPHLKQGSSIINTASITAYKGHPKLIDYSATKGAIVSFTRALSNSIITDGIRVNAVAPGPIWTPLIPASFNEQDVSKFGSDTPIGRAGQPEELAPAYVYLASEDSSYMSGQVLHINGGTVVNG
- a CDS encoding PadR family transcriptional regulator encodes the protein MSTLLNSLTTELRRGTLTLAVLSQLRTPQYGYSLVQLLEESSINIDQSTLYPLLRRLEKQELVTSSWDTSESRPRKYYVLSEYGVEIFLQLKEEWMKNSKQLYGLLTKGEDDESN
- a CDS encoding HAAS signaling domain-containing protein — its product is MNLIDIYIQEVTRRLPEKSREDIALELRSTIEDMLSDDYNEEEVKEVLEKLGNPATLASGYRDQPMHLIGPRYFDVYVTLLKMILPIAAVISLISMIATYFMNYGGEEAVINVVLHIMGEGIWKIIEVSMQVFFWVTLVFAIIERTDKGKDQDPLTTSFSKWTPDDLKNISYIPKKKAITKCEVFGGLMWTAIWATLYFYAEHLVGVYRGSETGLEFVVPVLNHEVLLRYWPIVIVIIGCEIALSLYKLMKGQWTKSIAIFNMVVQVVGTVVFIVISSNPNLLHPKFLAYIADFKQLETWVVGGVIGIFIISAAIVVFDGFRKAKIS
- a CDS encoding YajQ family cyclic di-GMP-binding protein, with translation MAKESSFDIVSKVEFPEVTNAVTMAMKEIATRYDFKGSKSNITLEKEELILVSDDEYKLDQLKDVLLSKLVKRNVPIKNLEYGKIEGASGGNVRQRAKLIQGIDKEQAKKINTIIKNSGLKVKSQIQDDQIRVTGKSRDDLQAIINAIRNADLSIDVQFLNYR
- a CDS encoding DUF3941 domain-containing protein, with the translated sequence MSTTKDNDKKAKDNQAYNAEKNVQYTENLRAGKHSYSKQTDHK
- a CDS encoding DegV family protein: MAITILADSACDLPLSFYTENNVSFIPLQVHLEGKNYTDLQTIDPKEVYQAMREGKAPKTSQSSPEYLIELFTQFAKEKQRGIYIAFSSQLSGTYQTAVMCRNQVKEQYPELDLEIIDTKCASLGAGLVVKSAAQLAAKGASKEEILEDIQFHIRHMEHLFTVDDLEYLARGGRISKASAFVGGLLNIKPLLHVEDGKLIPLEKVRGKKKLMKRILELMHERGQNLHEQSIAISHGDDEEAALEYKAAIQAEFGTKDVFINTVGATIGAHSGPGTIAIFFLNKTK